The following are from one region of the Salvia hispanica cultivar TCC Black 2014 chromosome 1, UniMelb_Shisp_WGS_1.0, whole genome shotgun sequence genome:
- the LOC125218463 gene encoding putative late blight resistance protein homolog R1C-3 isoform X2, with protein sequence MAAYGAAVSLKNTIQSLLESSRILLVPPSPQILRSAYDAMSCLLKVLSKLDSTGYSKIRTKVNALDDRIKEVVWEFEDLLESQYADQILQQLESERDRLPFSVDMQSLRQSVDRFIERMTVMEAEYNMELLNMPEEEGQPLSSRIDFRGINSNMVGLSELFEKVRDFLLLGGEGEDEDAKENCLLVTGMAGVGKTTLVKKVFDDPSILTHFDLRTWVKVGRKCESNETLRCILAQLDRSNRDQMLIQRDDDDIEKLVGLLEDRLKDKKCLIVLDDVWKWDTRLMSTLQVKNVQILLTSRLGIEDSPNYCAVSLLDKVESKRLLGEKVFGEKGFPPYLEELGDKIAQKCEDLPLMIVTVAELLTKDNKCIAEELLNKEELNKSIQEYWTEVAEKQYSSVFVEAYNHISEANGRKIMCQMWHYPIISSVLSCCFLNSRLVICWILLRIM encoded by the exons ATGGCTGCTTATGGAGCTGCCGTTTCTCTCAAGAACACAATTCAGAGTCTTCTAGAATCGTCTCGCATCTTGCTGGTTCCTCCCTCTCCACAGATCTTACGATCCGCCTACGATGCTATGTCTTGTTTGCTGAAAGTTCTGAGCAAATTGGACAGCACGGGCTACAGCAAGATCAGGACGAAGGTGAACGCTTTGGATGACCGAATCAAAGAGGTCGTATGGGAATTCGAAGATTTACTCGAATCCCAATACGCTGATCAGATCCTTCAACAGCTTGAAAGTGAGAGAGATCGCTTGCCTTTCTCTGTAGATATGCAGAGTCTGCGCCAGAGTGTTGATCGCTTCATCGAGAGGATGACGGTGATGGAGGCCGAGTACAATATGGAGCTGTTGAATATGCCTGAAGAAGAAGGCCAACCTCTTTCCTCGAGAATTGATTTTCGTGGCATCAACTCAAACATGGTTGGATTGTCCGAGCTATTTGAAAAAGTGAGggattttcttcttctagGAGGAGaaggtgaagatgaagatgctAAAGAGAATTGTTTATTAGTAACTGGGATGGCAGGGGTTGGAAAGACTACTCTTGTTAAGAAAGTATTTGACGATCCATCGATTCTGACACATTTCGATCTTCGAACATGGGTCAAAGTGGGCAGAAAATGTGAATCCAATGAGACATTGAGATGCATTCTAGCTCAACTGGATCGCAGCAACCGCGACCAAATGCTTATCCAAAGAGACGATGATGATATCGAGAAATTAGTTGGACTCTTAGAAGATAGATTGAAGGATAAGAAATGTCTCattgtgttggatgatgtATGGAAATGGGACACACGACTCATGAGTACTTTGCAAGTAAAGAATGTTCAAATTTTGCTTACAAGCAGGCTGGGAATTGAAGATTCTCCAAATTATTGTGCTGTAAGTTTGTTGGATAAAGTAGAAAGTAAGAGGTTACTTGGTGAGAAGGTGTTCGGTGAAAAAGGTTTCCCACCTTACCTTGAGGAATTGGGAGATAAGATTGCACAAAAATGTGAAGATCTTCCACTTATGATAGTTACAGTTGCAGAGCTGCTAACAAAAGACAACAAGTGTATAGCTGAAGAGCTCCTAAACAAGGAAGAGCTTAACAAGAGTATCCAAGAATATTGGACTGAGGTAGCCGAAAAACAATATAGTTCAGTCTTCGTGGAAGCATACAATCACATTTCAGAG GCAAATGGGAGAAAAATAATGTGTCAGATGTGGCATTATCCCATCATTTCAAGTGTATTATCATGTTGTTTCCTGAATTCAAGGTTAGTGatttgttggattttgttgaGAATTATGTAA
- the LOC125200498 gene encoding putative inactive disease susceptibility protein LOV1 → MVGLSDQFEETRDYLLAENEDNWCVLTGMAGVGKTTLAKKVFDDPLIHRHFEVRAWVRVGRKWESNEMLRCILAQVDPNTHHQMLIHGEDNDDETLFGRLEERLKDKKCLIVLDDVWDTRVRDNLPLKNVRILLTSRLTNKKSSILKLRLLDEEESKKLPVRRCSVKRISLLPLRNGERRLPKM, encoded by the coding sequence ATGGTTGGATTATCTGATCAATTTGAAGAAACAAGGGATTATCTTCTTGCAGAAAATGAAGACAATTGGTGTGTACTCACTGGGATGGCAGGGGTTGGAAAGACAACTCTTGCTAAGAAAGTATTTGATGATCCGTTGATTCATAGGCATTTCGAGGTTCGAGCATGGGTCAGAGTGGGCAGAAAATGGGAATCCAATGAAATGTTACGATGCATTCTAGCTCAGGTGGATCCCAACACTCATCACCAAATGCTTATCCATGGAGAGGATAATGACGATGAGACATTGTTTGGACGCTTGGAAGAGAGATTGAAGGATAAGAAATGTCTCattgtgttggatgatgtATGGGACACACGAGTGAGGGATAACTTGCCACTAAAGAATGTCCGAATCTTACTTACAAGCAGgctaacaaataaaaagtctTCAATTCTAAAGTTACGCTTGttggatgaagaagaaagtaagaaaTTACCGGTGAGAAGGTGTTCGGTGAAGAGGATTTCCCTCCTCCCCTTAAGAAATGGGGAGAGAAGATTGCCAAAAATGTGA
- the LOC125218463 gene encoding putative late blight resistance protein homolog R1C-3 isoform X1, giving the protein MAAYGAAVSLKNTIQSLLESSRILLVPPSPQILRSAYDAMSCLLKVLSKLDSTGYSKIRTKVNALDDRIKEVVWEFEDLLESQYADQILQQLESERDRLPFSVDMQSLRQSVDRFIERMTVMEAEYNMELLNMPEEEGQPLSSRIDFRGINSNMVGLSELFEKVRDFLLLGGEGEDEDAKENCLLVTGMAGVGKTTLVKKVFDDPSILTHFDLRTWVKVGRKCESNETLRCILAQLDRSNRDQMLIQRDDDDIEKLVGLLEDRLKDKKCLIVLDDVWKWDTRLMSTLQVKNVQILLTSRLGIEDSPNYCAVSLLDKVESKRLLGEKVFGEKGFPPYLEELGDKIAQKCEDLPLMIVTVAELLTKDNKCIAEELLNKEELNKSIQEYWTEVAEKQYSSVFVEAYNHISEANGRKIMCQMWHYPIISSVLSCCFLNSRVCKQGKRRGFSPRCTCVVLVWMSSRFLVFLAALLDCLPSSNLPMKHMKQLIMTFQEST; this is encoded by the exons ATGGCTGCTTATGGAGCTGCCGTTTCTCTCAAGAACACAATTCAGAGTCTTCTAGAATCGTCTCGCATCTTGCTGGTTCCTCCCTCTCCACAGATCTTACGATCCGCCTACGATGCTATGTCTTGTTTGCTGAAAGTTCTGAGCAAATTGGACAGCACGGGCTACAGCAAGATCAGGACGAAGGTGAACGCTTTGGATGACCGAATCAAAGAGGTCGTATGGGAATTCGAAGATTTACTCGAATCCCAATACGCTGATCAGATCCTTCAACAGCTTGAAAGTGAGAGAGATCGCTTGCCTTTCTCTGTAGATATGCAGAGTCTGCGCCAGAGTGTTGATCGCTTCATCGAGAGGATGACGGTGATGGAGGCCGAGTACAATATGGAGCTGTTGAATATGCCTGAAGAAGAAGGCCAACCTCTTTCCTCGAGAATTGATTTTCGTGGCATCAACTCAAACATGGTTGGATTGTCCGAGCTATTTGAAAAAGTGAGggattttcttcttctagGAGGAGaaggtgaagatgaagatgctAAAGAGAATTGTTTATTAGTAACTGGGATGGCAGGGGTTGGAAAGACTACTCTTGTTAAGAAAGTATTTGACGATCCATCGATTCTGACACATTTCGATCTTCGAACATGGGTCAAAGTGGGCAGAAAATGTGAATCCAATGAGACATTGAGATGCATTCTAGCTCAACTGGATCGCAGCAACCGCGACCAAATGCTTATCCAAAGAGACGATGATGATATCGAGAAATTAGTTGGACTCTTAGAAGATAGATTGAAGGATAAGAAATGTCTCattgtgttggatgatgtATGGAAATGGGACACACGACTCATGAGTACTTTGCAAGTAAAGAATGTTCAAATTTTGCTTACAAGCAGGCTGGGAATTGAAGATTCTCCAAATTATTGTGCTGTAAGTTTGTTGGATAAAGTAGAAAGTAAGAGGTTACTTGGTGAGAAGGTGTTCGGTGAAAAAGGTTTCCCACCTTACCTTGAGGAATTGGGAGATAAGATTGCACAAAAATGTGAAGATCTTCCACTTATGATAGTTACAGTTGCAGAGCTGCTAACAAAAGACAACAAGTGTATAGCTGAAGAGCTCCTAAACAAGGAAGAGCTTAACAAGAGTATCCAAGAATATTGGACTGAGGTAGCCGAAAAACAATATAGTTCAGTCTTCGTGGAAGCATACAATCACATTTCAGAG GCAAATGGGAGAAAAATAATGTGTCAGATGTGGCATTATCCCATCATTTCAAGTGTATTATCATGTTGTTTCCTGAATTCAAG GGTATGCAAACAGGGGAAGAGGCGAGGTTTTTCTCCAAGATGCACTTGTGTAGTGTTGGTATGGATGAGTTCAcgttttttagtgtttttagCAGCATTGCTGGACTGTCTTCCCTCGAGCAACTTGCCGATGAAGCATATGAAGCAGCTGATCATGACGTTCCAGGAGAGTACGTAG